A genome region from Paradevosia shaoguanensis includes the following:
- a CDS encoding membrane-bound PQQ-dependent dehydrogenase, glucose/quinate/shikimate family, whose protein sequence is MTGEAKRPVGRGFGYWASLILAAILIVVGLPLLFGGVWLALLGGSWYYAIAGLGVIGSGVLLFMGRRLAVLVYAVTWLFTLVWALWEAGLDGWAQVPRLVGPTVLLVLVLLTIPVLRRRDPQPLRWSGTATAAASFAVLAIGIMTLLPTLAQHNPAFAQTPPAATPTPPAPTNPQPQPEITPALANAPFPQQPEAAAKDWPAYGGTQLSTRYSSLDQITPDNVGKLKEVWTYETGDMPTEKTKDKYSPETTPIKVGDTLYLCSATNIVLAVDAATGREIWRFDPHISMDSIPYGASCRGVSYYKNPSAAPNSACVKSIIEGTLDGRLIAVDAEDGKPCEDFGRHGEVNLLEGIGHTVPGWYSVTAPPAIVRNVVVTGAQVQDGQAEDAPSGVIRGYDAVSGKLLWAWDMGRPDQTGAPVAGETYTRGTPNMWTAAAGDDALGLVYLPLGNSSVDYFGGNRKDYENEFSSSVVAVDVTTGKPAWHFQTVHYDVWDYDLGSQPTLVDFPTDKGNVPALILASKQGQIYVLDRRTGEPLTPVEERKVPAGGVEPDKMSPTQPFSGYANVVMPDVKESDMWGMSPLDQLWCRIQYRQANYQGPYTPPSADKPFLEYPSYNGGSDWGSVAVDPDNGILVVNYNDMVNYDRLIPREEADKRGWRPIDALGGPNTGEGEGAVQVGAPWAVDLNPGWKVPFTGMMCKKPPYGGIRAIDLKTGKTLWDHPFGDARANGPFGLPSFLPIRIGTPNNGGAVLTKGGLIFIAATTDNLLRAIDIKTGEVKWSTSLPAGGQANPMTFEVDGQQVVAIFAGGHHFMKTPVGDDLVAYALPKDATK, encoded by the coding sequence ATGACGGGCGAAGCAAAGCGCCCCGTTGGGCGCGGGTTTGGGTATTGGGCAAGCCTTATCCTTGCAGCGATCCTCATCGTTGTCGGGTTGCCGCTTCTCTTTGGCGGCGTTTGGCTCGCTTTACTGGGAGGCTCCTGGTACTACGCCATCGCAGGGCTTGGCGTGATAGGAAGCGGCGTGCTGCTCTTCATGGGGCGGCGCTTAGCGGTTCTCGTTTATGCCGTAACCTGGCTTTTCACCCTCGTCTGGGCGCTGTGGGAAGCCGGGCTCGATGGTTGGGCACAGGTGCCGCGCCTAGTCGGGCCGACAGTCCTGCTGGTCCTCGTCCTTTTGACCATCCCTGTACTGCGGCGGCGCGACCCGCAACCTTTGCGCTGGAGCGGTACAGCCACCGCAGCCGCCAGCTTTGCGGTCTTGGCGATCGGTATCATGACCTTGTTGCCGACGCTCGCCCAGCACAATCCGGCTTTCGCGCAGACACCACCTGCCGCAACGCCGACGCCGCCTGCTCCCACAAATCCGCAACCCCAGCCTGAAATAACGCCTGCACTGGCCAATGCGCCCTTTCCCCAGCAACCGGAAGCAGCGGCCAAGGACTGGCCGGCCTATGGAGGCACGCAATTATCGACGCGCTATTCCAGCCTCGACCAGATCACCCCCGACAATGTCGGCAAGCTCAAGGAGGTCTGGACCTACGAGACGGGCGACATGCCAACTGAAAAGACCAAGGACAAGTATTCTCCGGAAACGACGCCGATCAAAGTCGGCGACACTCTCTATCTCTGCTCGGCCACCAATATCGTTCTCGCCGTCGATGCGGCGACCGGCAGGGAGATCTGGCGTTTCGATCCGCATATTTCCATGGACTCGATCCCCTACGGCGCCAGCTGCCGTGGCGTGTCCTATTACAAGAACCCTTCCGCCGCGCCGAATAGCGCCTGCGTCAAGAGCATCATCGAAGGCACGCTCGACGGCCGCCTGATTGCGGTTGACGCAGAAGACGGCAAACCCTGCGAGGATTTCGGCAGACATGGTGAGGTCAACCTGCTCGAAGGCATCGGCCACACCGTTCCCGGCTGGTATTCGGTGACGGCGCCGCCGGCGATCGTGCGCAACGTCGTGGTTACCGGCGCGCAAGTGCAGGATGGGCAGGCAGAGGATGCACCGTCCGGCGTCATCCGTGGCTACGATGCCGTTTCCGGCAAGCTGCTTTGGGCCTGGGACATGGGGCGGCCCGACCAGACCGGCGCGCCGGTTGCCGGTGAGACCTATACGCGCGGCACGCCCAATATGTGGACCGCCGCCGCCGGCGACGACGCGCTCGGCCTTGTCTACCTGCCGCTCGGCAATTCGTCGGTCGACTATTTCGGCGGTAACCGCAAGGATTACGAGAACGAGTTCTCGAGCTCGGTCGTCGCCGTCGACGTGACCACGGGCAAGCCGGCCTGGCACTTCCAGACCGTGCACTACGACGTCTGGGACTACGACCTCGGTTCGCAGCCGACCTTGGTCGATTTCCCCACCGACAAGGGCAACGTGCCGGCACTGATCCTGGCCTCCAAGCAAGGCCAGATCTACGTGCTGGACCGCCGCACAGGCGAACCGCTGACCCCTGTCGAGGAGCGCAAGGTGCCGGCGGGTGGCGTCGAGCCCGACAAGATGTCGCCGACGCAGCCGTTCTCCGGCTACGCCAACGTCGTGATGCCCGACGTAAAGGAATCCGACATGTGGGGCATGAGCCCGCTCGACCAGCTCTGGTGCCGCATCCAGTATCGGCAGGCCAACTACCAGGGTCCCTATACCCCGCCGTCAGCCGACAAGCCGTTCCTCGAATATCCGAGCTACAATGGAGGCTCGGACTGGGGCAGCGTCGCCGTCGACCCCGATAACGGCATCCTCGTCGTCAACTACAACGATATGGTAAATTACGACCGTCTCATTCCTCGCGAGGAGGCCGACAAGCGTGGCTGGCGGCCGATCGATGCGCTCGGCGGCCCCAATACGGGCGAGGGCGAGGGAGCCGTACAGGTCGGTGCCCCTTGGGCTGTCGACCTTAATCCCGGCTGGAAGGTGCCGTTCACCGGCATGATGTGCAAAAAGCCGCCCTATGGCGGTATCCGGGCCATCGATCTCAAGACCGGCAAGACGCTCTGGGACCATCCGTTCGGCGATGCCCGCGCCAATGGCCCGTTCGGCCTGCCGAGCTTCCTGCCGATACGCATCGGCACGCCCAACAATGGCGGCGCGGTGCTGACCAAGGGCGGCCTCATCTTCATCGCCGCAACGACCGACAACCTGCTGCGGGCAATCGACATCAAGACCGGTGAGGTCAAATGGTCGACCTCGCTGCCCGCCGGCGGCCAGGCCAATCCAATGACGTTCGAGGTGGATGGCCAGCAGGTGGTGGCGATCTTTGCGGGCGGCCATCACTTCATGAAGACGCCGGTCGGCGACGACTTGGTCGCCTATGCGCTCCCCAAGGATGCAACGAAGTAG
- a CDS encoding cytochrome C oxidase subunit IV family protein, with protein MTIREASLTYIALMVLLAITVGSTFLSLGPANSVINFGVAIAKAGLIGLVFMHLRRSGLLISLTVAAVLFWLMILFGMALIDFVSR; from the coding sequence ATGACCATCCGCGAAGCGAGCCTCACCTACATCGCGCTGATGGTCCTGCTGGCCATCACCGTCGGCTCGACCTTCCTGAGCCTTGGGCCCGCCAACAGCGTCATAAATTTCGGGGTGGCGATCGCCAAGGCGGGGCTGATCGGTCTTGTCTTCATGCATTTGCGCCGGAGCGGCCTGCTGATCTCGCTGACCGTTGCGGCGGTCCTGTTCTGGCTGATGATCCTCTTCGGGATGGCGCTGATCGATTTCGTCAGCCGCTGA